A window of the Nitrosopumilus ureiphilus genome harbors these coding sequences:
- a CDS encoding ArsR/SmtB family transcription factor, protein MDFTKQLTYAGFVLSTLMSSEIPDDDFTEKIKILATDDKKIKMFGELFTNDSSREILQLLFNEELTATQIAQKTEVSLQLVKYHLNKLQDLGVVKISKIEKNSKSQDMKIYTATKFSIVIVPPSFSEKTKESKLLVRSFRHIYKVTGLGIATGLSGLLSISQLQDKQIPSSKIASRMASPEFSAKSTESIGMDESAESVAASAPMVAESESQMQFEKSVAPQDFTQENLDIAETVIDSDIVNLGTDLYIPFVIATVILGGLTVYYLIKYLKNSK, encoded by the coding sequence TTGGATTTTACCAAACAACTTACATATGCTGGATTTGTACTATCAACTCTAATGTCTTCTGAAATCCCTGATGATGATTTTACTGAAAAAATCAAAATTCTTGCAACAGATGACAAAAAAATAAAGATGTTTGGTGAACTATTTACTAACGATTCTAGCCGTGAAATACTTCAACTACTTTTCAATGAGGAATTAACTGCAACTCAGATTGCTCAAAAGACTGAGGTTTCACTTCAACTCGTAAAGTATCATCTAAACAAACTTCAGGATTTGGGCGTGGTTAAAATTTCAAAGATTGAAAAAAACTCAAAATCTCAAGATATGAAAATTTACACTGCAACAAAATTTAGTATTGTTATTGTTCCTCCAAGTTTTTCAGAAAAAACTAAAGAAAGTAAATTACTTGTTCGCTCCTTTAGACATATTTACAAAGTTACAGGACTTGGAATTGCAACTGGTCTGTCTGGATTGCTTTCAATATCTCAATTACAAGATAAACAAATTCCATCAAGTAAGATTGCAAGTAGGATGGCATCTCCTGAGTTTTCTGCAAAAAGTACTGAATCTATTGGAATGGACGAATCTGCCGAATCTGTTGCAGCCTCTGCACCAATGGTTGCAGAATCTGAATCCCAAATGCAATTTGAAAAAAGCGTTGCACCACAAGATTTTACTCAAGAAAATTTGGATATTGCAGAGACTGTAATTGACTCCGACATTGTTAATTTAGGAACTGACTTGTATATCCCATTTGTAATAGCTACGGTAATACTTGGCGGACTAACTGTTTACTATTTGATAAAGTATCTAAAAAATTCAAAATAA
- a CDS encoding nitroreductase/quinone reductase family protein translates to MEIKETIFRPILTTKGRNTGNPHSVMLRAVNYNGKIYFSRHRPDGDWFKNALANPDVKIEYNDIVFSGKAKLVTDEEFSKKISELKYPDEERAKEKRVTIEITLDNA, encoded by the coding sequence ATGGAGATAAAGGAGACCATATTCAGACCAATTCTAACTACAAAGGGAAGGAATACTGGCAACCCACATTCAGTTATGCTTCGAGCAGTCAACTATAATGGTAAAATTTACTTTTCCAGACACAGGCCAGATGGAGACTGGTTCAAAAATGCATTGGCAAATCCTGATGTCAAAATAGAGTACAATGATATAGTTTTTTCAGGAAAGGCAAAGTTAGTTACTGATGAGGAATTTAGCAAGAAAATTTCAGAATTAAAATATCCAGATGAAGAGAGAGCAAAAGAGAAGCGAGTGACAATCGAGATTACACTTGATAATGCATAA
- a CDS encoding ATP-binding cassette domain-containing protein — protein MSAIETKSLTKSFGNVIAVNDISFSVESGEIFGFLGPNGAGKSTTMMILTTLLKPTSGQALISGFDVMTDAKKVRESIGYVQQETTVDEYLTGRENLILQAKLNHIPKNEINQRIDSVLELIELTDKQHDSVVTYSGGMRKRLDIAGGLLHRPKVLFLDEPTVGLDIQTRRKIWKYLKKIHDEFEMTIFLTTHYMEEADQLCDRVGIIDGGQIQVIDSPKNMKNAMGNEVISIIIEDEENLDSFSSELQKIEFVNKINVDGPKLTLFASNGTEVIPKIFQISSDLKIKIVSIALTQPTLDDVFISYTGHEIRDDDSKFNRKREHAKMKRLRA, from the coding sequence TTGTCCGCTATAGAGACTAAATCTCTCACAAAATCATTTGGGAATGTGATTGCTGTAAATGATATCTCTTTTTCAGTTGAAAGTGGGGAGATCTTTGGATTTCTAGGACCTAATGGTGCTGGAAAAAGTACAACTATGATGATTCTTACCACTCTACTGAAACCAACCTCGGGACAAGCTTTGATCTCTGGATTTGATGTCATGACTGACGCAAAAAAAGTACGAGAAAGCATTGGATATGTTCAACAAGAGACTACTGTTGATGAATATCTTACTGGCAGAGAGAATCTGATATTGCAAGCAAAACTCAATCATATTCCAAAAAATGAAATCAACCAAAGAATTGATTCTGTTTTAGAATTAATTGAACTAACTGACAAACAACATGACTCTGTAGTAACATATTCTGGTGGTATGAGAAAAAGACTCGATATTGCAGGAGGTCTACTGCATAGGCCAAAAGTATTGTTTCTTGATGAGCCTACAGTAGGCTTAGATATTCAGACTCGTAGAAAGATCTGGAAATATCTGAAAAAAATCCACGATGAGTTTGAGATGACCATCTTTCTTACAACTCACTACATGGAAGAGGCAGATCAGCTCTGCGATAGGGTTGGAATTATTGATGGCGGACAGATACAAGTAATTGATTCTCCTAAAAACATGAAAAATGCAATGGGCAATGAAGTAATCTCAATCATTATAGAGGATGAAGAAAACCTTGATTCATTTTCATCAGAACTTCAAAAGATAGAGTTTGTGAATAAAATAAATGTCGATGGCCCCAAGCTTACACTATTTGCATCAAATGGAACAGAAGTTATTCCAAAAATTTTCCAAATTTCATCTGATCTTAAAATAAAAATTGTTTCCATTGCTTTGACTCAACCAACACTTGATGATGTTTTCATTTCGTATACTGGACATGAAATAAGAGATGATGATTCAAAGTTTAATCGAAAACGAGAACATGCAAAAATGAAGAGGTTACGTGCATGA
- a CDS encoding ABC transporter permease gives MNTLMYDTYTIFWRELKRYKKSRSGVLIRLIQPAIWIIVIGNTFSGTQPLIQSVGFEGEYIEFMAPGVIILTAIFTSIFGGVNTLWDRRYGFMNKALTSPISRSAIALGKMSAISLIAAMQASLILGIALAIGVNFPNPLMIAPIMAIVILFSLGFSGISVIVAATAKSQETFWGVINFLGMPLFMLSPALFPLELLPDWLAVIAKLNPVTYTVLLVRELMTGVSEGGISIALSLGIISVFVLVMVGLASYVFTREVNKPF, from the coding sequence ATGAATACCTTGATGTATGACACTTATACAATTTTTTGGAGAGAGTTAAAGAGATACAAAAAATCCAGAAGCGGCGTTTTAATTCGTTTAATTCAACCTGCAATTTGGATTATCGTTATTGGAAATACTTTTTCAGGAACTCAACCACTCATTCAATCAGTCGGATTTGAAGGTGAATACATTGAGTTTATGGCACCAGGTGTCATTATTCTTACTGCAATTTTCACAAGTATTTTCGGCGGTGTCAATACTCTTTGGGATAGACGTTATGGTTTTATGAATAAAGCACTAACTTCTCCAATATCTCGTTCAGCAATTGCACTTGGAAAAATGTCCGCAATTTCTTTGATTGCAGCTATGCAGGCTAGTTTGATTTTGGGAATTGCACTGGCAATAGGTGTTAACTTTCCAAATCCATTAATGATTGCACCAATCATGGCAATTGTAATTTTGTTTTCATTGGGATTTTCTGGAATCTCAGTAATTGTTGCAGCTACTGCAAAGTCTCAAGAGACTTTTTGGGGTGTGATTAATTTCCTAGGAATGCCTCTATTCATGCTAAGTCCTGCATTATTTCCACTGGAATTACTACCTGATTGGCTTGCAGTAATTGCAAAACTCAATCCTGTTACATATACCGTATTACTGGTAAGAGAGTTGATGACGGGAGTCTCAGAAGGTGGAATCTCAATTGCTCTGAGCCTTGGAATCATCTCTGTGTTTGTTCTTGTGATGGTGGGTCTTGCAAGCTATGTGTTCACGCGTGAAGTAAACAAACCATTTTGA
- a CDS encoding 6-bladed beta-propeller, giving the protein MVFSIFLVSSALIPSSFALGNYDLISEWGQFGIAKPGHFSYPEFIAVDEQGNSYISDLGNKRIQKFSSDGQYITHWGQSGTLPGEFHYPSGIAVSSNFVFVADHDLHKIQKFYLNGTFADQWGSKGIHDGEFKYPNDIAVDSENFVYVVDTGNQRIQKFTSDGEFVLSFGTSGMGPGQFLTAIGIDVDDQGNVYVTDKGNRKIEKFDSDGSLIKSFPFRGLNYVFSPSGIEIDPNGTIYVINSDNGRILYLEQDIGLTLNIFEKNGPYPQMFSSPTDIALGINGELLVVDSAGHKIYSLETPFYVEPEISEVTEIIEVITPEMTEVFARDEINPTIMAPSDMILDATGLSTFVNIGEAIAADSESGIKAILNNAPEEFSLGVNKVTWIAFDYAGNTAETYQTITINACGHVYSDYHMIVGTADDDFIQGTAANDLIFGLDGADIISGNDGNDCIFGGNGDDVIYGNNGYDTIMGNSGNDVLKGGSGFDIIYSNSGSDVMDGGDDSDGCYSPVDSTTDLLINCES; this is encoded by the coding sequence ATGGTTTTTTCAATATTCCTAGTATCTAGTGCTTTAATTCCATCTTCATTTGCCCTTGGAAATTATGATTTAATCTCAGAGTGGGGTCAGTTTGGAATTGCAAAACCTGGACATTTCTCATATCCCGAATTTATTGCAGTTGATGAGCAAGGAAATTCCTATATAAGTGATTTGGGAAATAAACGAATTCAAAAATTTTCCAGTGATGGTCAATACATTACTCACTGGGGACAAAGTGGAACATTGCCTGGAGAATTTCATTATCCTTCTGGAATTGCAGTGAGTAGTAATTTTGTTTTTGTTGCAGACCACGATTTACATAAAATTCAGAAATTTTATCTCAATGGAACATTTGCTGATCAATGGGGAAGTAAAGGAATTCATGATGGAGAATTCAAGTATCCAAACGACATAGCAGTTGATTCTGAGAACTTTGTTTATGTTGTAGATACAGGTAATCAAAGAATTCAAAAATTCACTTCTGATGGTGAATTTGTTTTATCTTTTGGTACAAGTGGAATGGGTCCTGGTCAATTCCTTACAGCAATTGGAATAGATGTTGATGATCAAGGTAATGTGTATGTAACTGATAAAGGAAATCGTAAAATTGAAAAATTTGATTCAGATGGTTCATTGATAAAGTCATTTCCATTTCGTGGTTTGAATTATGTTTTTTCACCTTCAGGAATTGAAATTGATCCTAACGGAACAATATATGTTATAAATTCTGACAATGGTAGAATCTTGTATCTTGAGCAAGATATTGGTTTGACACTTAACATCTTTGAAAAAAATGGACCCTATCCTCAAATGTTTAGCTCTCCTACTGATATCGCGTTAGGAATTAATGGTGAATTACTAGTTGTAGATTCTGCAGGGCACAAAATTTACTCCCTTGAAACTCCATTTTATGTTGAACCTGAAATTTCAGAAGTTACAGAAATTATTGAAGTTATTACACCTGAGATGACTGAAGTTTTCGCAAGAGATGAAATCAATCCTACCATCATGGCCCCAAGTGATATGATTCTAGATGCAACCGGATTGTCCACTTTTGTTAATATTGGTGAGGCGATAGCTGCTGATAGTGAAAGTGGAATCAAAGCCATATTGAATAATGCTCCTGAAGAATTCTCTCTAGGTGTCAACAAGGTTACCTGGATTGCATTTGATTATGCTGGCAATACTGCAGAAACATATCAAACCATCACAATTAATGCATGTGGCCATGTTTACTCTGACTATCACATGATAGTAGGCACTGCTGATGATGATTTCATCCAAGGAACTGCTGCAAATGATCTCATCTTTGGATTGGATGGTGCTGATATTATTAGTGGCAATGACGGAAATGACTGTATTTTTGGCGGAAATGGCGATGATGTCATTTATGGAAATAATGGATATGACACCATTATGGGTAACTCTGGAAATGATGTTTTAAAGGGTGGTTCGGGATTTGATATAATTTATTCAAATTCTGGCTCTGATGTAATGGATGGTGGAGATGATTCTGATGGATGTTATTCTCCAGTAGATTCTACAACTGATCTGCTGATAAATTGTGAATCATAA
- the pstS gene encoding phosphate ABC transporter substrate-binding protein PstS, with translation MRTKITSILLIATLVAILPTLHANASSMPDAPAENLEFNLTGAGATFPFPLIDLWRVEYKNVYDNVNLNYQSIGSGGGIKQHIEKTVNFAASDKPMSESERELAKGTLHIPESIGGVVVVYNIPEVPNKGLKLTANTVSKIFLGEITKWNDPAITAENSGLNLPDKDIVTAHRSDGSGTTFIFTDYLSTVSPTWDEQIGKGKSVPWPTGLAAAGNEGVAGIVKSTEYAIGYIELAYAFQTGMSYASIQNADKTAFVEPTLDSISAASSGVADTLPAAEDSWVDVSLVNAPGSKSYPIASFTYLLVYDDLKPVTKNKDQAKAIIHMIYWMITDGQEFSSSLLYVPLADKVIELGKQGLSKVTYGGEKLWDYKAAASSGSLEIPKWIRDNAKWWSEGLISDQDYINGLQFLIKEGILKV, from the coding sequence ATGAGAACAAAAATAACGTCAATATTGTTGATCGCAACACTTGTTGCAATCTTGCCCACATTACACGCAAATGCTTCTTCAATGCCAGATGCACCTGCTGAAAATTTAGAATTCAATCTAACAGGAGCTGGTGCAACATTTCCATTCCCTCTAATTGATTTGTGGAGAGTTGAATACAAAAATGTATACGACAATGTAAATCTAAACTATCAATCAATTGGAAGTGGTGGTGGAATTAAACAACACATTGAGAAAACTGTAAACTTTGCAGCATCAGATAAACCAATGAGTGAATCTGAAAGAGAATTGGCTAAAGGAACATTACACATCCCTGAATCAATCGGAGGTGTAGTTGTAGTATACAACATTCCTGAAGTACCAAATAAAGGACTGAAACTAACTGCAAATACTGTCTCAAAAATTTTCTTAGGAGAAATTACAAAATGGAATGATCCTGCAATCACTGCAGAGAATTCCGGATTGAATCTTCCTGACAAAGATATAGTTACAGCACATAGATCAGATGGCTCTGGAACCACTTTCATCTTTACAGATTATCTATCAACTGTCAGTCCCACATGGGATGAACAAATAGGTAAAGGAAAATCTGTGCCATGGCCTACAGGTCTAGCCGCTGCAGGAAACGAAGGTGTTGCTGGAATTGTAAAGTCTACTGAATATGCAATTGGCTACATTGAGCTAGCATATGCATTCCAAACAGGAATGAGTTATGCATCAATTCAAAATGCTGACAAAACTGCATTTGTCGAGCCTACATTAGACAGCATCTCTGCTGCATCTAGTGGGGTGGCTGATACTTTACCTGCAGCAGAAGACAGCTGGGTTGATGTATCCCTTGTTAATGCACCAGGAAGCAAATCTTACCCAATTGCTAGTTTCACATACCTTCTAGTGTATGATGATCTAAAACCAGTAACTAAAAACAAAGATCAGGCAAAAGCTATAATCCACATGATTTATTGGATGATTACTGATGGTCAAGAATTCTCATCAAGTTTACTGTATGTTCCACTAGCTGACAAAGTAATAGAATTGGGAAAACAAGGATTATCCAAAGTAACCTATGGTGGCGAAAAACTATGGGATTACAAAGCAGCTGCAAGTTCTGGCTCTTTAGAAATTCCAAAATGGATTCGAGATAATGCAAAATGGTGGTCAGAAGGATTGATATCTGATCAAGACTACATCAACGGACTACAATTCCTCATTAAAGAAGGAATTCTCAAAGTCTAA